The Fluviispira vulneris sequence TATGTATGGACAAATTTATAACACGATAGCTTATCATATTGGCAACACTTTGCATAGAAAAGAATTACTAGCTTCATATTATTTCTTTATTTCAATTATAATAATTTCACTGCAAATTGTTGTAACGAATATAACTGATAAACTAGATAAAGGAGATCCATATAAAAATTTATATCGCTCTTCATTTTTTTATTGCATAGCATTCTTGCTGATTTATTATAATTGCGCAGATTATATCTTTGCTGCGGCAATTATTTTTCTAATCGCTCTTGCAGAAATACTTTTTTGCCCAGCACTCGATGTCCTCTCTCTCAATATCTGTGGGTCTGAAAATAAAGCGATTTGGGTCAGTTTACTCTCTTTGAGCATGGCTTTGGGTGAGTCGCTTGGTGGTGGCTTTGGCATATGGATCTATGGCAGGCTACAAAATAGCAATGATTATTGGCTTTATCTCTCTATCGCAACGTTTATCGTGACAATTTATATTTATTTTTCAAGGTATTTAATCAGTCCAATGAAGATCCGAGAAAAAAACGAGGGATTGCCAGCATTTTGAGCTAATGTCTTATTAGACCCAACTCATACCAAAATGCTTAAATATAGTGTAATTTAAATAAATGGAAATTAATTTTCATTGCTAGAAAAAATTAAATCTTCTAGCAGTATGAATATAAAGATTTTTGGAATTTTTTTTATGAAAGCGCCAAAAAAAAGCGGAGCTAAAAGCAGAAAACCAAAGGGAGAAGAAAGCTATTTGGCGGGCATCCCTGTGCTTTTGCAAAAAATGGATTCTAAAAGAACGTTTGAGTGTACTTTGTTGAACATTTCTCTGAATGATTTTACTGTAAGATTTGAAAAAAATAAATTTGATTTTAAAAAAAGTGAAAATTTTTTTATATTAATTGACCCTGAATTATTTAATATCACAAATAAAAATGTCTTAAAAATAAATGCTATATGCAACACCGTAGAAGTAAATAAATTTACAATCACTGCTAAGTTTACAGAACTAAATGAGAGTCTTTTGAGAGACATTGAAATTATAGTGAAGTGTTTTAAAAATTTAAATGAGTATGAATTTTGAAGTTTATAAAGGGCTGAGTTAGATGACAAAAATGAGTGATTTATCTTTAGATATGTCATTTCTCATAGTAGATCATAGTGATTCATTTCGCGATATTATTTCAATGGGTTTGAAATCTTTAGGTTTTAAAAATATCATTAAATCCCCTTCTGCGCATATTGCTTATGCGAATCTAATAACAAGAAAAATCGATTTCGTAATCTGTGAATTAAATCTTGATGCAATGGATGGTATTGAATTGCTAAAAGAAATAAGGGAAGATAAAAAAATCGGATTTATGCCATTTTTAATGATGAGCACTGAGATTTCAAAAGAACAAATTGCCATGCTTGCTGAATATGAAATAGATGGTTTCATAAAGAAACCATTTACCTTTCAAATGTTGGTTGAAAAAATTCCCGTTTGCTTCAATCATTACAATGATCCTAAGAATAAAGAATATCTTTTTTCTCAAGCAAAAAGTTTATTGGCTGATAAGAAGTATCAACAGGCATTCAATATTTATGAATCTCTCTTAAAGTCATATCCACAGTCTGCACGGGCTTGTATAGGTCTTTCGCGCTGCTACCGAAGTTTTGATAACTTTGAAAGTGCCGAGTATTTTTGCCGTAAGGCAATTGATAATAACAATCAATATGTCCAAGGTTTTGATGAAATGGCAAATATTTGTATGGATCGAAATATGATAGATCAAGCGATTTATTTTTATAAAAGAGCGGTTTTTCTGAGCCCAAAAAACCCTCTTCGCTATGAAGCTATAACGAATTCCTTAATTGAAAAGCAAAGGTTTAAAGAAGCAGAAGAGTTTTTAGATGATGCAACAAATTCAGGAATTGATTACCAAAGTATATATGAGCAGTATGCAAGATCATTATTTTATCAAAGGAAACTAGAAAAAGCGGTCATGTATTTTGACAAAGCACTTGAAAACTCAGAAAATAGGATAAGTCTTTTAAACTTAATGGGTATATGCTATAAAGACTTAAACCGATTTGATGAAGCGATTAAATATTATGACATTGCGATTCGTGAAGATCCTAAAGACACAAAAGTTCTGTTTAATAAGGCATTGTGTTATATTGATATGAATGAATTTGCAAAGGCAAAAAAAATATGTCAAATGATAATAAAAATTGAACCAAACCATGAAAAAGCAAATAGAAAAATCCGCGAGCTCGATGCGAAAATGAAATAAGTAAATGGAAAAAAAGTAAAAAAATGAATAATTGATTTGAAAATAAAAATACTTTATAATGTCTATTCTAAGATTATCTTTTAAGTGGATTTTCTGTTTATTTATCTAATTTCAGTGGAGGAGAAAATATATGATGAAATGGTGGGGCTGGGGTGATATTAATAAAACATTTCCAATTGAAGATAAACCAAATCTTTGGCCTTGGATAAAAAAAACAATTTCAATTTCAGAGAATAATAAAATCACTGAACCTGTTAAGAGAGAAGATATTATTCTGAGTCCTGCAAATATAAATGATGATTTTTTAAATGCTGTAAAACAATTTTTAAAAATAGAACAAATTAGTTCTTCTGAAGATGATCGATTGCTCCACTCATATGGAAAATCATATGCGGATCTCTTCTATGTGCGCAAAGGAGTCGTAAAAAAATCTCCTGATATTATTATATATCCATCTTCACATGATGAAGTTGAAAATATTATTAAATATGCACATCAATACAATGTGTGTGTCATTCCATTTGGTGGGGGAACAAATATTGTTGGTGGAGTGGATCCTCGTGATCAAACTGTGACTGAAAAAGGACCTCGCTGCGTTGTTTCCTTAGATATGCGGAATATGAATAAACTTATATCAATAGATCCACAATCGCAAACTGCTGTTATTCAGGCGGGTGCACTTGGTCCAAAGTTAGAAAAAGATTTATCTGACAAAGGATGGGCATTGGGACATTTTCCAGACTCTTTTGAATATTCGACTTTAGGTGGATGGCTTGCCACTCGCTCTGCAGGTATGCAATCCGATGCCTATGGAAAAATAGAAGATATGCTTGTTTCGTTAAAAATGGTCACTCCGACAGGAACTATCGTAACAAGAACCACTCCAGCTTCGAGTGCTGGTCCAGATATCAATCGACTTATTGTTGGGTCTGAAGGAATATTAGGTGTTATAACAGAAGCAACAATGCGCATACATAAATCACCAGAAGTTAAAGATTATCGTGGTTATCTTTTCCCAAATTTTGAAAAAGGTGTGGAAGCTATTAGGGAGTGCATCGATAAAAATTGGGTACCAAGTATGATTCGCTTTCAAGATGAAGGTGAAACTCAACTGGCATTTAATTTAAAATCACCAAAAAAAGGAATCGAATCGATTGTCCAAAAACAATTAAAACGAATATTATCTATGACGGGTTACAGTCGTCCTTGTATCATGGTCGTAGGTTTTGAAGGTGATGCAAAACAAGTTCAAATAATTGCTAACGAAGCAACAAAAATTCTTAAGAAACATAGGGCCTTCTCATTAGGAAAAGGGATTGGCAAAACATGGTCAAAAGATAAATTTAACGTTCCTTATTTGCGTGATTTTATTATGGATTACGGTGTAATGGTGGATGTGGCAGAAACAGCAGCAGTATGGTCAAAATTATTGAACGTGCATAAAAAAACAATTGAAGAAATAAATAAATATTTCAAATCACATGGAGACGGTTCTGGGTATATTGGCTGTCACATTTCACACACATATAAAACGGGCGCATGCCTTTATTTTACCTATGCTGCTAAGCAAATAGTTGGAAAAGAAATAGAGCAATATTATGGTTATAAGAAATTAATAACAGATACTTTTATGAAAAATGGGGCAACTCTCTCTCATCATCATGCCGTTGGTTATGAACATTCTCCGTGGATGGAAAGTGAAATTTCTCAAACAGGTATTAAAGCATTGAAAGGTGTGAAGAATGCTTTGGATCCCAAAAATATTTTAAATCCTGGAAAAGTTTTTCCAGTTGATGAAGAATTGCGTTTAGGCGTTTTTGGGATTGACGCCCCTGAAATTGTTAATCAAAGTAAGAGCCGAATTAAGAAAAGAAGTGGGCAGACGAGTCGCAATTTGCACGAAGATTCTATTGGTTAGACCTGGTATACAAATTTTGTCTCCTCGCATAAGAGCTTTGTAACCTTGTTCTGCAACTAGGTCAGGCTCCATCCCTTTTTGATTGAGTTGGCTCAATTTGTTATTAATATTTTGTGCATAGCGCCCGACTTTTGATCTCACTCTAAATTCAGTCTTTGTGATTCCGGGGCATAATAAAGTTACTTTAATTCCGTCTTTTTTAGTCTCATATGCGAGAGAAGATGAAAATGAATATAAAAATGATTTGCATCCACCATAAACGGATTGAAATGGAACTGGAGTGAATGAATAAACAGACCCTACATTTAATATATATCCAGATTTTCTTTTTTGCATGTTCGGTAAAATTATTTTTGTCAGAGCAAGTGTGGTGCTAATTTGTAGATCAACCATTTCAAGCTCTTTATTTATTTCAGTTTCTTGAAAAGCTCCATGTACGCCAAATCCTGCATTGTTTATGAGTACATCAACATCAATGGCTTCTTCTTTTAAATAATTTGCTATTTTAATGATAGCCTCTCTTTTTGAGAGATCTGCAGTTAAAACATATACTTTGGTATTATATTTATTTGATAGGTCATACTCTATTTGATTTAATCTTTGTGTGTCACGAGCAATTAGTAATAAATCATAACCCTCTTTTGCAAACTTGACAGCAAATGAATGTCCTATACCACTCGTTGCTCCTGTTATAACGGCTAAGGGTTTTCTGTGTGTGTCAATTATGCGTGGTGTTCTGCTTTTGATTTCCATAAATTTCATTGCGTTTAATAACTCCTGATTTATGTTTTGAAAAATAAAGTTCTTCTTGCTTTTTAATTGTCTGAGCTATTTGATTTACAATTTCACTACAGCCCTCTTTTCCTGTTAATGCTGTTTGTGGTGTTATAACTTCCATTTTCATATAAAAATTTGAGCCCTTAATCGGGTAATTTGAATAGCTCTCTTGTTTATCTCCTCTAATATAAACGCAGAGAACTCGACATTTGGGGACGCATTGAATAATTTTCCCCACACCATAAGTCAACTGATTTGGATCAAAATTTCCAGTTCTACTTCTTTTCCCTTCAGGAAAAATAGTAACAATTTCTCCTTTAATCAGAAGTTTTTTGCAAATATCTAATATTTCATTGTGATGAATCGGTGAGGCATCTCGGTGAATAAAAATACATTTACAAAGTAATGCAATCAAACGGTAGCGTTTCTTTTTTCCAAAAAAATCTCCAGCAGGTAAATTCCATGAAAAATAATTAAAATGAAATTGATACCAAATGAGTGGGGCCAATGCCCAAATGATAAGGCAAGAATCTATAAAAGTAAGGTGATTTGAACATATTATAATTGGATTGTTACTTTTTGTTATTTCTTTAAATTGTTTACGAATAGTCTTCATTTCATGTATCTTATAGCGCATAATATATTTAAATATGAGAATGATTCCGCCACAAAATGGCATAAGAACAAGGAAATTGATGATTCGTTGAAATTTCAATCGCTCAACAGTATATTTTACGAAAATTGAAGAGTTGGAATCTTTCAAACGAATAACTTCACTAGGAGCTTTCGAACTTTGATTTTCAGTCATATTGACTTCCTCCAAATTGAATTCATAAATTATATTATTTTAAGTGAGATTTTGAGTAAATCATTTTTTAAGATATTTAAGAGATGAATGATCGATCAGACATTCTTAGCTGATTCATTTTATATAGAAAAGTGTCTGATTGTGATATAATTTTTCAAGTCTTCAAGCTGTTTCGAGCGAAGTTCAAAGGAGATAGATATGTTCAAAATGAAGAGTCACTTTATAGCGGTTTTTGTAGCTTTAATTTTTTCTTTTAATAGTGACGCTTTGGAACAAGGAAAAAAGAATGATAAATCAAAAGCAGGAAATTTATATACTTCCATGGATGATATGAGAAAAAATTTGGAAAATATATTTCCATTTTTATTTTCCGAGCAGGACTTTAAAGACCCAAAAAATAGCAAGTTTATTTTGATTAATTTGGTTGCAATAGCAGATGGGGCGAAAAATGCGGAAAGCCATGCGCGGATGAAAGAAAATATAGCTGCTAAAATCAATATAAGTATTTTAGTAGATAATTTAAAAAGAGCAGAGTTTAGTTTTAAAAATAATAGGAAATCAAGTGCCCGTTATGTATTAAAATCAGCTATTCAGTCGTGTATAGCGTGTCACACGGCTCCTTCTGGCAGCCAAAACTATTTATTTAATAATAATGAAAAAATGTTCGCTCAATTAACAGAGAATGAAAAAATAGATTATCTGTATACAACTCGTCAATTTGGTGTTGCGGAGAAGATTCTTATTCAACGAATCGATGATTTTGAAAAAAATAAAATCCCTTGGATAGATATGCAAAAAACTCTTAATTATCTTGCAATTTATTTAGTCCGAGTGAATCCGTCTGCGGAAAGAGGGTATGAGGTTTTCACTAAACTTGCGAATTCCAAAAAGGTACCAAAAGAAGGAAGAGATGAAATACTTGAATGGGCAAAAAGCTTTAAGCAGTGGAATGATGAAAGTAAAAACAGTTTTTCTTTTAAAAGCATCGATATTTTTGCGAAAATTGATCAAGACATAGGAATGGAAGCGCAAGAAAACACTTTGGCTTTTGACCCAGCATTTACAATAAATAGAATGCGTTATTATAGTCTCATATATAGTCAACTTGAAAGTAAAAAAGATACTCCAAAAGAAGTTCAAGCTAAATCTCTTTATTATTTGGGTATTATAAACAATGCATTAGAGCCTTTTGCGTCATTAAATATTGGGGATGCATATTTAAAGGCGTGTGTTATCGTTTATCCTAAGTCGGATATAGCCAAACGCTGTTACTTTGCTTTTGAAGAAAGTACTAAGTTACAGAATTCTGGGTCAGGAGGAGTCTTTTTGCTCCCAGAGGATCTGAAAGAATTGAAAAATTATAAAAACCTATCTGGCCTCTAATTAAAATAAAAAGTAATAATATAAAATATATAGACAAAATTCTTCTTTATAAAATAAAACTTCAAATTTAATTCTTGCTAAATTATGGATAATTTGTCTATATGATTTTCGTAATTTTGTATAAAAATCTACAAAATTGCTGATAGTTCATAAAAAATGGAGTTTCTTGAATGAATATGAAGGCAAAAGGCTTGATTTTATTATATATTTCAGGGGCGAGCTCATTAGGAGCAATAAGTTGTACTGTGCCGACAAGCCATGTCATACAAAAATTACATTCAACACACACAGAGTGTGTTGATTCTGTAACTAACCAAGTAATCACATATCCAAAATGTTCTAATACTTCAGAACCTGGGGAAATCTGTTCTATTGCGTTTGCGGACATTCGTCCGACCCAGTTTACTTACGGTGATTCGTATGTCTTGGACATAAAACAGCGATTTATCGGTAAACCAGCTAAAGCACAAGAGTTTTTATGTGAAAAACCCCCTAGTTTGGTCATTGGCCCGAAAAAAGCTGAAGGTTTCTATTTGACCGATGGTCATCATAGAATGAAACTCGTCGAAAAACTTATGAAAGAAGAATCCAATATATTTACTATCTTAGTGCAGGTTGATAAAAATATTTACCTCAGCAATCCTAATATGGAGCAAGCAGCATTCTGGGATGAAATGTTGAAAAACAATGACGTTTATCTCAAAGATAAAGGAATATTTCGCAGTCCAAAAGAATTGCCAAAAAGAATTTTTGAAGTAAAAAATGACCCCTTCCGTTCTTTAGCTGGATTTATAGCTGATGACAAATCAAAATTCTGCTTCGACACATCATTGCCTTCTTATGGTAATTTTGCTGAGTTTTATTGGGGGGATTATTTTAGAGAAATTAAAGGATTTGAACATTATACTGATGAGAAAAATTATCAGTCTGTAAAGGAAAGAATTCAAAATTATCGTTTGCCAGGATCTGATAAAATCGTAAATATATGTAAAGTTTCTGCAGCAGAGAAACTTCCTGGATATATCAAAGATTAAAAATATAAATTTATAAAATTGCAATCAACACTGGTCTAAGATTTAATAACCTAGGTGCTTAATGAACTGAGGGTATTTTTTTATGAGTCTTATTAAATTTTATACTTTTTTTAAGGTTTAAACAGATTAAAAATCTCTGGGAGTGTTCAGATCTCAGCAGGTTCTTTAAATTGGATATTAAAAAATACGATAGGTATTGAAAAGGATAAATTAATTATAGTTGATCTGCGTGAAGAGGAACATGGTTTTATCAATGGATCACCTGTTACGATAATTAATCAATCACGATCTACGAGTGATTTTAAATCATTTGAAACTAAAAGTTTTTTGTCGGAAGAATCGATGTTGAGAAACTATAAAATTGCATATAAAAGATTTAAGGTGAAAGATCATGAACTTCCATCAGGAGAAGAAATAGATGATTTTCAACTATTTCTAAAAGTATTTATGATACCATGTGGCTGCATTTCTATTGCCATGCTGGAAAAGGAAGAACTACCACTTTTTTAGTCATGTATGATATGCGTTAAAAACGCCAAAAAAGTTTCTTACAAAGATATTATGGAAAGGCAAGGAGCTCACATATTATTGAGGCCAGTTAAATTACATAAAAAAGATCTAGCTAAAAGAAGAGAAAAGTTTTTTAAAACATTTTATAATTATGCTCGGATTAATAACAATAAAACCACTGAAAAATGGTGGGTATGGGTAACTAAGATTAAAGATATTAAGTGAGTTCTTTCTTTTTAGTTGAAAGAGACTTCATTTGAGAAAGACACCACCTATTTAGACCAGGTATATGTATTTCTCTCCAATATCTATCCCAATTTATTTCAGTTGGATTATATGCAAACTCTTTTTCAGCCACACGGTGTGCCATTAAGTTTTCTGATTTGAAAGTATAATTATAGTCGTAAATAAAAGGTTTATAGACATTCATTATAACATCTATGCTTTTTGCTTTTCTTTTTATAATTTCGAGTTTATTACTAATTCCAAATCTTGAAAGCATATAAGATGAATTCTTTTCTAATTTCATTTTATCAATAAAGAAAGAAAATGTTTTTTCTATCTTAGTCAGACTCGGACCAGAAAAAATATGTTTAGGAGAAATAAATTTTATTTTTGGGTATGGAAATAAAATTCCATCTAATCTTTTTCTTTCAAATGTCTTATAATATTGACAAATATAATCAGTTGCCAATGCAACTGATAAAGGATTTAATGCAGAAGTAGAACTATGATATATTTCTAAATGTTTGTGACTCAAAAGTGCTGAACCTGCGATTGTTAAACCTCTTGCAACATAATCAACTGGAATTATATCTAAATTATGATTTGGCTTAGCTACTAAAAGGCGATATCTAGAACTTAACATTTGGATAAAAGGTGCTGTTCCATTAAAATCTTCGTTCCATCCAGGAAAAGGATATTTTTCTGCTGATTCAACAATACTGGGTCGGAAAATACAAAGGCGATCGCGAGGTAATTTTTCAGATAAAAGAATTTCACCAAGAGCTTTGGTATATGTGTAGGTATTCGGCCATCCCAATCGCTCTGCTCTTAAGGTGCCAATTAATTTTAATTCTTTATCTGTTGCACTTCTTGAACGTGCTCCTAGGGATTCTTGCATCCCCCAATTGTACTCATCTTGTGCAGAGAATCTTGCTCCATTTGGAGAAATATTCTTAGATAATTTTTCAGAAACCAATCCATCTGCCATTCCTGCAACGTAACAGGTTGAAACGTGCAATAATTTAGCTTTTTTAGTTGATAAAATAAATTCAGCTATATTGAGCACCCCTCCTGAGTTTGTTTGTAACATTTGATCGAGAGGGGCTGAAAATCTTAAATCAGCTGCGAAATTTACTACGAGATCTGTATCTTCTATTAATTTTGCTAATACAGCTTTGTTGAGTCCAAGTTTTACTGAACAAATATCACCTGTTATGGCTTCAATATTTTTAAGGCTCTCAATATTATTACCAAATTTTTGATGTAATTTAACAAAAGCGGGACTTTTAGCATAAATTTCACTAAATCGTAGATTGCCTTCTTTGCCTTTATTGGGGCGCACTAAAATGTATATTTTTTTTATATCAGGAATGAAATCGACAAGCATGGAAAGCCAAACCTTACCGATAAATCCACTCCCTCCTATGAGAAGTACAGTTTTACCTCCAAAGCTTTCTTGAATGGAGAGATCAGATATCTTCATATATGGAACCCTTTCTTGTGCTTTGAACTTGCTTCATAAGTCTATTCATTGGCAAGATTGATTTTTCAGCCGTCGGTTATAAAGTTTCGCAATATCGTAAAGTTAAAGGTTGTCATAACAGCGATACTCTTTCAAGTACAAGCTGTTTCTTCTTAAAATTGCCAGCTCGCAGCTATGTTGACATAGGGAGATATCCAGTTACGAGCCGGCAAGTCTGCATCAGCATTGGCTGATGTGTTCGTTGAGCTGAAGACTGAGGTTTGTACATCGAGACCAAGAGAGCATAGAAATGCATATCGTCCAGCTTTATCTCCTTGCTGTGATTCAAATGACGAAGTTCCTGCTACGCGAATGCCAAAGTTCTGTTCTTGCTTTTTAAGATTGATGTTATCGTAAACAAAATTTATATTGTTTTGAATATAGAACGGTTCTACATGCGCATAGACACGAATGGGTGCAATCAATCCCGTATCTTCTGAACCCCAATTTGCAACTTCAAGGTCACCCGGAAGAGAAATTTGATAAGTAGGATATTTTTGTGAAATTCTA is a genomic window containing:
- a CDS encoding tetratricopeptide repeat protein — translated: MTKMSDLSLDMSFLIVDHSDSFRDIISMGLKSLGFKNIIKSPSAHIAYANLITRKIDFVICELNLDAMDGIELLKEIREDKKIGFMPFLMMSTEISKEQIAMLAEYEIDGFIKKPFTFQMLVEKIPVCFNHYNDPKNKEYLFSQAKSLLADKKYQQAFNIYESLLKSYPQSARACIGLSRCYRSFDNFESAEYFCRKAIDNNNQYVQGFDEMANICMDRNMIDQAIYFYKRAVFLSPKNPLRYEAITNSLIEKQRFKEAEEFLDDATNSGIDYQSIYEQYARSLFYQRKLEKAVMYFDKALENSENRISLLNLMGICYKDLNRFDEAIKYYDIAIREDPKDTKVLFNKALCYIDMNEFAKAKKICQMIIKIEPNHEKANRKIRELDAKMK
- a CDS encoding FAD-binding oxidoreductase codes for the protein MMKWWGWGDINKTFPIEDKPNLWPWIKKTISISENNKITEPVKREDIILSPANINDDFLNAVKQFLKIEQISSSEDDRLLHSYGKSYADLFYVRKGVVKKSPDIIIYPSSHDEVENIIKYAHQYNVCVIPFGGGTNIVGGVDPRDQTVTEKGPRCVVSLDMRNMNKLISIDPQSQTAVIQAGALGPKLEKDLSDKGWALGHFPDSFEYSTLGGWLATRSAGMQSDAYGKIEDMLVSLKMVTPTGTIVTRTTPASSAGPDINRLIVGSEGILGVITEATMRIHKSPEVKDYRGYLFPNFEKGVEAIRECIDKNWVPSMIRFQDEGETQLAFNLKSPKKGIESIVQKQLKRILSMTGYSRPCIMVVGFEGDAKQVQIIANEATKILKKHRAFSLGKGIGKTWSKDKFNVPYLRDFIMDYGVMVDVAETAAVWSKLLNVHKKTIEEINKYFKSHGDGSGYIGCHISHTYKTGACLYFTYAAKQIVGKEIEQYYGYKKLITDTFMKNGATLSHHHAVGYEHSPWMESEISQTGIKALKGVKNALDPKNILNPGKVFPVDEELRLGVFGIDAPEIVNQSKSRIKKRSGQTSRNLHEDSIG
- a CDS encoding SDR family NAD(P)-dependent oxidoreductase, giving the protein MKFMEIKSRTPRIIDTHRKPLAVITGATSGIGHSFAVKFAKEGYDLLLIARDTQRLNQIEYDLSNKYNTKVYVLTADLSKREAIIKIANYLKEEAIDVDVLINNAGFGVHGAFQETEINKELEMVDLQISTTLALTKIILPNMQKRKSGYILNVGSVYSFTPVPFQSVYGGCKSFLYSFSSSLAYETKKDGIKVTLLCPGITKTEFRVRSKVGRYAQNINNKLSQLNQKGMEPDLVAEQGYKALMRGDKICIPGLTNRIFVQIATRLPTSFLNSALTLINNFRGVNPKNA
- a CDS encoding lysophospholipid acyltransferase family protein, which encodes MTENQSSKAPSEVIRLKDSNSSIFVKYTVERLKFQRIINFLVLMPFCGGIILIFKYIMRYKIHEMKTIRKQFKEITKSNNPIIICSNHLTFIDSCLIIWALAPLIWYQFHFNYFSWNLPAGDFFGKKKRYRLIALLCKCIFIHRDASPIHHNEILDICKKLLIKGEIVTIFPEGKRSRTGNFDPNQLTYGVGKIIQCVPKCRVLCVYIRGDKQESYSNYPIKGSNFYMKMEVITPQTALTGKEGCSEIVNQIAQTIKKQEELYFSKHKSGVIKRNEIYGNQKQNTTHN
- a CDS encoding ParB/Srx family N-terminal domain-containing protein, with product MNMKAKGLILLYISGASSLGAISCTVPTSHVIQKLHSTHTECVDSVTNQVITYPKCSNTSEPGEICSIAFADIRPTQFTYGDSYVLDIKQRFIGKPAKAQEFLCEKPPSLVIGPKKAEGFYLTDGHHRMKLVEKLMKEESNIFTILVQVDKNIYLSNPNMEQAAFWDEMLKNNDVYLKDKGIFRSPKELPKRIFEVKNDPFRSLAGFIADDKSKFCFDTSLPSYGNFAEFYWGDYFREIKGFEHYTDEKNYQSVKERIQNYRLPGSDKIVNICKVSAAEKLPGYIKD
- a CDS encoding fatty acyl-CoA reductase; the protein is MKISDLSIQESFGGKTVLLIGGSGFIGKVWLSMLVDFIPDIKKIYILVRPNKGKEGNLRFSEIYAKSPAFVKLHQKFGNNIESLKNIEAITGDICSVKLGLNKAVLAKLIEDTDLVVNFAADLRFSAPLDQMLQTNSGGVLNIAEFILSTKKAKLLHVSTCYVAGMADGLVSEKLSKNISPNGARFSAQDEYNWGMQESLGARSRSATDKELKLIGTLRAERLGWPNTYTYTKALGEILLSEKLPRDRLCIFRPSIVESAEKYPFPGWNEDFNGTAPFIQMLSSRYRLLVAKPNHNLDIIPVDYVARGLTIAGSALLSHKHLEIYHSSTSALNPLSVALATDYICQYYKTFERKRLDGILFPYPKIKFISPKHIFSGPSLTKIEKTFSFFIDKMKLEKNSSYMLSRFGISNKLEIIKRKAKSIDVIMNVYKPFIYDYNYTFKSENLMAHRVAEKEFAYNPTEINWDRYWREIHIPGLNRWCLSQMKSLSTKKKELT